The genomic region CAGCTGCCAGCGCATCCTCTACGCCGTTCCGAAGCCGGCGCCGCCGGCTGCCGCGCCGTGATGCCCGCCTTTCTGGCCAACATCGACGGCGGAGCCAGAGGCAACCCCGGGCCGGCCGGCTGGGGTGCGATCATCCGCACGCCGGACGGCGCCACGGCGGCCGAACTCTGGGGCGCACTGCCGCATGCCACCAACAACGTCGCCGAGTACCAGGGCCTGCTCGCCGCGCTCGAATGGTGCGTGGCGCAGGGTGCCACCGACGTCCACGTGCGGTCCGACTCGCTGCTCCTCGTGCAGCAGATGAAGGGCGTCTACAAGGTGAAGCACGACGGGCTGAAGCCGCTGCACGGCCAGGCCCGGCTGCTCGCCCATCGCATCGGCCGTGTGCAGTTCGAACACGTGCGCCGCGAGCTGAACAAGGACGCGGACCGGCTGGCCAACGTCGCGATGGACGAAGCCGAGCGCGTCGCGGCCGCTGCCGGCCCGTCGGCCGGGTAGGCCACGTCATGTCCGAACGAAAATACCGGCAGCGCGGATACCAGGACGTCGACCGCCGCGATCGCGCGGGGCTGCCGGCAGAGAGGCCCAAGGAGCCGCACGACCCGAGGCTGCCTCGCGACCCTCGCGTCCCGAACGTGCCGGGATTCAAGGACGTGTTTCGCTGCGCGCGATGCGGGCGCATGGAGCGTCCCGACGTCGGCCTGCGAAGCGTCTGCGGACAGTGCGGCGTGGCGCTGCACGCCTGCATCCAGTGCGCGTCGTTCGACTCCGGCGCCCGGTTCGAATGCCGTCAGACGATCGCCGCGCGCGTGTCGCCGAAGGACGCCGCCAACGACTGCCCGCTGTTCGCACCGCGGGTGAGCATCGAACGCGAAACCGGATCCACGCCCTCGTCGTCTTCGTCCAGCGCGCGCAAGGCGTTCGACGACCTCTTCAAGCTGTGAGATCGACGTCGCGCGTCTCCCGCGCGAGCCAGAGCGCGACGAACGTGAGCGCCGCGGCGGCGCTGAGATAGACGCCGACCGCGTGAAGCCCGTACGTGCTGGCGAGCGCCGTCGCGATGTACGGCGCGAACGAGGCGCCGAAGATGCCGGCCAGGTTGAAGGTAAGCGAGCTGCCAGTGTAGCGCACGGCCGTCGGGAAGAGCTCCGACAGGGTCGTGCCGAGCGGGCCGTACGTCA from Acidobacteriota bacterium harbors:
- a CDS encoding reverse transcriptase-like protein is translated as MPAFLANIDGGARGNPGPAGWGAIIRTPDGATAAELWGALPHATNNVAEYQGLLAALEWCVAQGATDVHVRSDSLLLVQQMKGVYKVKHDGLKPLHGQARLLAHRIGRVQFEHVRRELNKDADRLANVAMDEAERVAAAAGPSAG